One genomic segment of Streptomyces liangshanensis includes these proteins:
- the uca gene encoding urea carboxylase: MTPTPVFDTLLVANRGEIAVRIIRTARRLGLRTVAVFSDPDRSAPHVRLADRAVRIGPAAPKESYLDGESILRAAKDTGAGAIHPGYGFLSEDAGFARRCEDAGIVFVGPTPEQLELFGAKHTARAAARAAGVPLAPGTDLLPDLASALAAAGSTGYPVMLKATGGGGGIGMRAVRDPAALADAWEGVRRVASASFSSAGLFLERLVEDARHVEVQVFGDGLGRVVGLGDRDCSLQRRNQKVLEEAPAPDLPAAVRAQLTDSAKALCASVGYRSAGTVEFVYDAARAEAYFLEVNTRLQVEHPVTEAVHGVDLVEWMLRLAQGETSVVREPDAPRGHAVEARVYAEDPSRDHRPGAGLLTRVSFPPDVRVDTWVETGTEVTTAYDPLLAKIVAHGADRTEALAALDRALAATRVDGIETNLGLVRAALADPSVRAATHSTATLATLTDPTPRVEVTSGGTLTTVQDWPGRTGYWQVGVPPSGPMDSLSFRLGNRALGNEEGAPGLECTLQGPTLRFTHATTVCVTGAPAPVTVDGEPAPLWEPFTVPAGGSLAVGPPPERGLRTYVLVAGGGLDVPPYLGSAATFTLGGLGGHGGRALRTGDVLHPAAHAADTPPGAPVPLAERPAIPAVWRIGVVEGPHAAPEFFTEDDMRTFYDAEWKVHFNSARTGVRLVGPKPRWARTDGGEAGLHPSNIHDTPYSVGAVDYTGDMPVLLGPDGPSLGGFVCPATVVTGQRWKLGQVRPGDTVRFVPVTARAAAALRRAPATTPAADRPAVTDGGILGRGPSVTYRRSGDDNVLVEYGEMRLDLALRMRVHALAEAVRAEALPGVTDLTPGIRSLQIQLDPDVLSQEALLPVLTRIEAELPPTHELVVPSRTVHLPLSWDDPATREAVERYMAGVRDDAPWCPWNIEFIRRINGLDSPDDVYRTVFGAEYLVLGLGDVYLGAPVATPLDPRHRLVTTKYNPARTWTAENSVGIGGAYLCVYGMEGPGGYQFVGRTTQVWSGRQQRGAFEEGKPWLLRFFDRITWYPVGADELLALRADMVAGRFVPRIEEGTFALADHTRFLAENADAIAAFRARQATAFRAERDAWEASGEFARAESAAAPPPPRADVAVPPGSRLLEAEFAASVWQVNVSLGDRVRTGQPLLALEAMKMESRVNAPADGVVTHILTAPGAQVEAGTPLLVLSPPHPDPRSS; encoded by the coding sequence ATGACCCCCACGCCCGTCTTCGACACCCTCCTCGTCGCCAACCGGGGCGAGATCGCCGTACGGATCATCCGTACCGCCCGCCGCCTCGGCCTGCGTACCGTCGCCGTCTTCTCCGACCCCGACCGGTCGGCCCCGCACGTCCGGCTCGCGGACCGGGCGGTACGGATCGGTCCCGCCGCGCCCAAGGAGTCCTATCTCGACGGGGAGTCGATCCTGCGGGCCGCGAAGGACACCGGGGCGGGCGCGATCCACCCCGGCTACGGGTTCCTCTCCGAGGACGCCGGATTCGCCCGGCGCTGCGAGGACGCCGGGATCGTCTTCGTCGGACCGACCCCGGAGCAACTGGAGCTGTTCGGCGCCAAGCACACGGCCCGCGCCGCCGCCCGCGCGGCGGGGGTGCCGCTCGCCCCCGGCACGGACCTGCTGCCGGACCTCGCGTCGGCGCTGGCGGCCGCCGGGTCGACCGGCTATCCGGTGATGCTCAAGGCCACCGGCGGGGGCGGCGGGATCGGGATGCGCGCCGTGCGCGATCCGGCCGCCCTCGCCGACGCCTGGGAAGGGGTACGGCGGGTCGCGTCGGCGTCCTTCTCCTCCGCCGGGCTCTTCCTGGAGCGGCTGGTGGAGGACGCCCGCCACGTCGAGGTGCAGGTGTTCGGCGACGGCCTCGGCCGGGTCGTGGGCCTCGGCGACCGGGACTGCTCCCTCCAGCGCCGCAACCAGAAAGTCCTCGAAGAGGCCCCCGCCCCGGACCTCCCCGCCGCCGTCCGCGCCCAACTGACCGACTCCGCGAAGGCGTTGTGCGCATCGGTCGGCTACCGCTCGGCGGGAACGGTCGAGTTCGTGTACGACGCCGCCCGCGCCGAGGCGTACTTCCTGGAGGTCAACACCCGCCTCCAGGTCGAACACCCCGTCACCGAGGCCGTCCACGGTGTCGACCTCGTCGAGTGGATGCTGCGCCTCGCCCAGGGCGAGACGTCGGTCGTACGGGAGCCGGACGCGCCGCGCGGCCACGCCGTCGAGGCCCGCGTCTACGCCGAGGACCCCTCCCGCGACCACCGCCCGGGCGCCGGGCTGCTCACCCGCGTGTCCTTCCCGCCGGACGTCCGCGTCGATACCTGGGTGGAGACGGGCACGGAGGTGACCACGGCGTACGACCCGCTGCTCGCCAAGATCGTCGCGCACGGCGCCGACCGTACCGAGGCGCTCGCCGCCCTGGACCGGGCCCTGGCCGCGACCCGCGTCGACGGCATCGAGACCAACCTCGGGCTGGTACGGGCGGCCCTGGCCGACCCGTCCGTGCGCGCCGCCACCCACTCCACCGCGACCCTCGCCACGCTCACCGACCCCACCCCGCGCGTCGAGGTGACCTCCGGCGGGACCCTGACCACCGTGCAGGACTGGCCGGGCCGCACCGGCTACTGGCAGGTCGGCGTGCCGCCCTCGGGGCCGATGGACAGCCTGTCGTTCCGGCTGGGCAACCGCGCCCTCGGCAACGAGGAGGGCGCCCCGGGCCTGGAGTGCACCCTCCAGGGCCCGACCCTGCGCTTCACCCACGCCACCACCGTGTGCGTGACGGGCGCGCCCGCCCCGGTCACCGTCGACGGCGAACCCGCCCCGCTCTGGGAGCCGTTCACGGTCCCCGCCGGCGGTTCGCTGGCCGTCGGCCCTCCCCCGGAACGCGGCCTGCGGACGTACGTCCTGGTCGCGGGCGGCGGCCTGGACGTCCCGCCCTACCTGGGCAGCGCCGCCACCTTCACGCTGGGCGGGCTCGGCGGCCACGGCGGGCGGGCCCTGCGCACGGGCGACGTCCTGCACCCCGCCGCCCACGCGGCGGACACCCCGCCGGGCGCCCCCGTCCCCCTCGCCGAACGCCCCGCCATCCCGGCCGTCTGGCGGATCGGGGTGGTCGAAGGCCCGCACGCGGCCCCGGAGTTCTTCACCGAGGACGACATGCGGACGTTCTACGACGCCGAGTGGAAGGTCCACTTCAACTCCGCCCGCACCGGCGTCCGGTTGGTCGGACCCAAGCCCCGCTGGGCGCGAACGGACGGCGGGGAGGCGGGACTTCACCCCTCCAACATCCACGACACCCCCTACTCCGTGGGCGCGGTCGACTACACCGGGGACATGCCGGTGCTCCTCGGCCCCGACGGCCCCTCGCTCGGCGGCTTCGTCTGCCCGGCGACCGTCGTCACCGGCCAGCGCTGGAAGCTCGGCCAGGTCCGCCCCGGCGACACCGTCCGCTTCGTGCCCGTGACCGCCCGCGCGGCGGCGGCCCTGCGCCGCGCGCCCGCGACCACTCCGGCCGCCGACCGCCCCGCCGTCACCGACGGCGGGATCCTCGGGCGCGGCCCCTCGGTGACGTACCGCCGCAGCGGCGACGACAACGTCCTGGTCGAGTACGGCGAGATGCGACTCGACCTCGCCCTGCGGATGCGGGTGCACGCGCTGGCCGAGGCGGTCCGCGCGGAGGCCCTGCCCGGCGTCACGGACCTCACGCCCGGCATCCGCTCGCTCCAGATCCAACTGGACCCGGACGTCCTGTCCCAGGAGGCCCTCCTGCCCGTCCTCACCCGGATCGAGGCCGAACTCCCGCCCACCCACGAGCTGGTGGTCCCCTCGCGCACCGTCCACCTCCCGCTGTCCTGGGACGACCCGGCGACCCGCGAGGCCGTCGAGCGCTACATGGCGGGGGTACGGGACGACGCGCCCTGGTGCCCGTGGAACATCGAGTTCATCCGCCGGATCAACGGCCTCGACTCGCCCGACGACGTGTACCGCACGGTGTTCGGCGCCGAGTACCTCGTCCTCGGGCTGGGCGACGTGTACCTGGGCGCCCCGGTGGCCACCCCGCTCGACCCGCGCCACCGGCTGGTCACCACCAAGTACAACCCGGCCCGCACCTGGACGGCGGAGAACTCGGTGGGCATCGGCGGCGCCTACCTGTGCGTCTACGGCATGGAGGGCCCGGGCGGCTACCAGTTCGTGGGCCGTACGACCCAGGTGTGGTCGGGCCGGCAGCAGCGCGGCGCGTTCGAGGAGGGCAAGCCGTGGCTGCTGCGGTTCTTCGACCGGATCACGTGGTACCCGGTCGGGGCGGACGAACTGCTCGCGCTGCGCGCCGACATGGTGGCGGGCCGGTTCGTCCCCCGCATCGAGGAGGGCACGTTCGCCCTCGCCGACCACACCCGCTTCCTGGCGGAGAACGCCGACGCGATCGCGGCCTTCCGGGCCCGCCAGGCGACCGCGTTCCGCGCGGAGCGCGACGCCTGGGAGGCCTCGGGCGAGTTCGCCCGCGCGGAGTCCGCCGCCGCGCCCCCGCCGCCCCGTGCGGACGTCGCCGTCCCTCCGGGATCCCGCCTGCTGGAAGCCGAGTTCGCCGCGTCCGTCTGGCAGGTGAACGTCTCCCTCGGCGACCGGGTCAGGACGGGCCAGCCGCTGCTGGCGCTGGAGGCGATGAAGATGGAGTCACGGGTGAACGCCCCCGCGGACGGCGTGGTCACCCACATCCTGACCGCCCCGGGAGCCCAGGTGGAGGCGGGTACGCCGCTGCTGGTGCTGTCGCCGCCCCACCCCGACCCGAGGAGCTCGTGA
- a CDS encoding urea amidolyase associated protein UAAP2, translated as MNAVTVPATTRGSVVVPARAAWSAVVRRGEHLTLTDLGGNQAVDFLVYDAHDTAVRYSAPDTLQAQGTIFLTTGSVLLSNEHTPLMTVTEDTCGRHDTLGGACSKESNTLRYGHHTWSQHACVDNFLSEGARHGLGKRDLVSNINWYMNVPVEEDGTLGIVDGLSAPGLRVTLRAETDVLVLVSNCPQINNPCNGFDPTPVEMTITGSGS; from the coding sequence ATGAACGCGGTGACCGTACCCGCGACCACGCGGGGCTCCGTCGTGGTTCCCGCCCGCGCCGCCTGGTCCGCCGTCGTCCGCCGGGGCGAGCACCTCACCCTCACCGACCTCGGCGGCAACCAGGCGGTGGACTTCCTGGTGTACGACGCCCACGACACGGCCGTCCGCTACAGCGCCCCGGACACCCTCCAGGCGCAGGGCACCATCTTCCTGACCACGGGCAGTGTGCTGCTGTCCAACGAACACACCCCGCTGATGACGGTCACCGAGGACACCTGCGGCCGCCACGACACCCTCGGCGGCGCCTGCTCGAAGGAGTCCAACACCCTGCGCTACGGCCACCACACCTGGTCGCAGCACGCGTGCGTGGACAACTTCCTCTCCGAGGGGGCCCGTCACGGCCTCGGCAAGCGCGACCTGGTCTCCAACATCAACTGGTACATGAACGTGCCGGTGGAGGAGGACGGCACGCTCGGCATCGTGGACGGGCTGTCGGCGCCGGGCCTGCGCGTCACCCTGCGCGCGGAGACCGACGTCCTGGTCCTCGTCTCCAACTGCCCCCAGATCAACAACCCGTGCAACGGCTTCGACCCGACACCGGTGGAGATGACGATCACGGGGAGCGGCTCATGA
- a CDS encoding urea amidolyase associated protein UAAP1 — translation MARAAAAAATSTTYGARDHARAQAGARAEAMPVVPATDWPAPPCEAGHLVWAETVAGGGYTHRAVARGTEIRLTDLRGDACAHLLLHVDGRPWERLNTADTVKVQWNAYLGAGRLLLSDQGRVLASLVTDTTGGRHDALCGTSTLRRNTERYGDGAPHSATPAGRELLKLAALKHGLEPRDLPPSVSFFQGVEVREDGALAFTGSYGPGGSVTLRAEQDLTVLIANVPHPLDPRPAYTSTPLEVLAWAAGPTPPGDPVREATPEARRAFLNTEEALASRGIR, via the coding sequence ATGGCGAGAGCAGCGGCGGCAGCGGCCACATCGACGACGTACGGGGCCAGGGACCACGCCCGGGCCCAGGCGGGGGCCAGGGCCGAGGCCATGCCGGTGGTGCCCGCCACCGACTGGCCCGCGCCGCCCTGCGAGGCGGGCCACCTGGTGTGGGCCGAGACGGTCGCCGGCGGCGGCTACACCCACCGGGCGGTGGCGCGCGGCACCGAGATCCGGCTGACGGACCTGCGCGGCGACGCCTGCGCGCACCTCCTGCTGCACGTGGACGGCCGCCCCTGGGAGCGGCTGAACACGGCGGACACGGTCAAGGTCCAGTGGAACGCCTACCTGGGCGCCGGCCGGCTGCTCCTCTCCGACCAGGGCCGGGTCCTCGCCTCGCTCGTCACCGACACCACCGGCGGCCGGCACGACGCCCTGTGCGGCACCTCGACCCTGCGGCGGAACACCGAGCGGTACGGGGACGGCGCCCCGCACTCCGCCACCCCCGCCGGCCGCGAACTGCTCAAGCTGGCGGCCCTCAAGCACGGTCTGGAACCGCGCGACCTGCCGCCGTCGGTCTCCTTCTTCCAGGGCGTGGAGGTACGGGAGGACGGCGCGCTCGCCTTCACCGGTTCGTACGGGCCCGGCGGGTCGGTGACCCTGCGCGCCGAGCAGGACCTGACCGTACTGATCGCCAACGTGCCGCACCCGCTGGACCCGCGCCCCGCGTACACGAGCACCCCGCTGGAGGTGCTGGCCTGGGCCGCGGGGCCGACGCCTCCGGGCGACCCGGTCCGGGAGGCGACCCCCGAGGCGCGCCGCGCGTTCCTCAACACCGAAGAAGCACTGGCCTCCAGGGGGATCCGATGA
- a CDS encoding TetR/AcrR family transcriptional regulator: MGTTGRRVGRPRAAQRPDSGLAVRDELLGAAAELFTTLGYAATTTRAVAERAGLRQATMYHYFGGKEDLLADLLESTVTPSLALARGLLADEERSPETRLWHLCRSDVELLCGGPHNLGGLYLLPEVRAERFAGFHRVRADLKDAYGRLLAATGPGSLLDKGELAVRTDLVFGLIEGVILVHRSDPDRPVEAFAAATADAALRIVGVTEAGA, encoded by the coding sequence ATGGGCACGACGGGACGACGGGTCGGACGGCCACGCGCCGCGCAGCGGCCGGACAGCGGGCTGGCGGTGCGGGACGAACTGCTCGGGGCGGCGGCCGAGTTGTTCACGACACTCGGGTACGCGGCGACCACGACCCGGGCGGTCGCCGAGCGGGCGGGTCTGCGGCAGGCCACGATGTACCACTACTTCGGCGGCAAGGAGGACCTCCTCGCCGACCTGCTCGAATCGACCGTGACACCGTCGCTGGCGCTCGCCCGGGGGCTGCTCGCCGACGAGGAGCGGTCGCCCGAGACCAGGCTGTGGCACCTGTGCCGCTCGGACGTGGAGCTGCTGTGCGGGGGGCCGCACAACCTGGGCGGGCTGTACCTGCTGCCGGAGGTCAGGGCGGAGCGGTTCGCCGGGTTCCACCGGGTGCGGGCCGACCTCAAGGACGCGTACGGGCGGCTGCTCGCCGCGACCGGGCCCGGATCGCTGCTGGACAAGGGGGAGTTGGCGGTCCGTACGGATCTGGTGTTCGGGCTGATCGAGGGCGTGATCCTGGTCCACCGCTCCGATCCCGACCGCCCGGTGGAGGCGTTCGCGGCGGCGACGGCGGACGCGGCGCTGCGGATCGTGGGGGTGACGGAGGCGGGGGCGTGA
- a CDS encoding ADP-ribosylglycohydrolase family protein codes for MTPQDPATPPTRPRRTDHLTRTDRAAGAVVGSAVGDALGAPFEFGPAGAFSARFPDGVGEMCGGGGWDPGEATDDTQMAVLVGESLLERGGLEPADVFGRFRRWAAADPKDIGLQTEIVLTSGDSWDLAASLHFQMTGLAAGNGSLMRAATSAVYFAEAGREATMAAARRLAALTHGDGAAWEGTAVLHELVRVALDGGDPVAAVPGTLARVAEGHRPRWATVLAPDWHPDLATEFNGAVWPCLGSALWALRTTGTYESAVAAAIDLGGDTDTVAAVTGTLAGAVYGLPAIPARWTGPLHVPLPGSGGRVLDAADLVALAEALVRGPAPTHP; via the coding sequence ATGACCCCGCAGGACCCGGCGACACCGCCCACCCGCCCCCGGCGCACGGACCACCTCACGCGAACGGACCGCGCGGCGGGGGCCGTTGTCGGATCCGCCGTCGGGGACGCGCTCGGAGCGCCCTTCGAGTTCGGCCCCGCCGGCGCCTTCTCCGCCCGGTTCCCGGACGGGGTGGGCGAGATGTGCGGCGGGGGCGGGTGGGACCCGGGCGAGGCCACCGACGACACGCAGATGGCGGTGCTCGTCGGTGAGTCGCTGCTGGAGCGCGGCGGCCTCGAACCGGCCGACGTCTTCGGCAGGTTCCGGCGCTGGGCCGCCGCGGACCCCAAGGACATCGGCCTCCAGACCGAGATCGTGCTGACGTCCGGCGACTCGTGGGACCTCGCCGCGTCCCTGCACTTCCAGATGACGGGCCTGGCGGCCGGGAACGGTTCGCTGATGCGGGCCGCCACCTCCGCCGTGTACTTCGCGGAGGCCGGCCGGGAGGCCACCATGGCCGCCGCGCGGCGCCTCGCCGCCCTCACCCACGGCGACGGGGCCGCCTGGGAGGGTACGGCCGTCCTCCACGAGCTGGTACGGGTCGCGCTCGACGGCGGGGACCCGGTGGCCGCCGTACCGGGCACGCTGGCCCGGGTCGCCGAAGGACACCGCCCGCGCTGGGCGACCGTGCTGGCTCCCGACTGGCACCCGGACCTGGCCACGGAGTTCAACGGCGCCGTCTGGCCGTGCCTCGGCTCGGCGCTCTGGGCGCTGCGCACGACCGGCACGTACGAGAGCGCCGTGGCCGCCGCGATCGACCTGGGCGGGGACACCGACACGGTGGCGGCGGTGACCGGGACCCTGGCGGGCGCGGTGTACGGCCTGCCGGCGATCCCGGCGCGCTGGACCGGGCCGCTGCACGTCCCCCTGCCGGGGTCCGGCGGCCGGGTGCTGGACGCGGCGGACCTGGTGGCACTGGCGGAGGCGCTGGTACGGGGCCCGGCGCCGACCCACCCGTGA
- a CDS encoding amino acid permease yields the protein MTATASTDVQQDAQQDTPADPAGTGRLDSIELAGFGYRQELRRSMGRYASFAAGFSFISVLTTVFQFFAFGFSFGGAAFFWTWPVVLAGQLLVAACFAELAARYPLSGAVYQWSTRLSTPVFGWFAGWIMVIGQMVVVAAAALALQVVLPAIWSGFQLVGGDPSPASASGAANAALLAVVLLVLTTAVNLLDNRVMSAVNRIGVTAEIIGAVLIVVLLFTHADRGPGVTLHTGGQGGAIGALLVGSFTAAYVLIGFDSAGELSEETRAPRRTAPRTILLALASAGVLGGLLLLGGVLAAPSLTDGRLGTEGLSYVLTSTLGDGVGRALLVDVVVAIAVATLAIQTSGSRMLFSMARDGVLPASGPLAKVSPRTGMPTGPALVVGGAAAALCLLNLASPDAFLAIGTTCIAMLYLAYVMVTGPMLLRRLRGTYRTPGPALDEAGEPLFSLGRWGLPVNVLAVLYGAVMTVNLAWPRGPVYDPAGGHWYFQWFTVLFLAVTVGAGALWLVVRARRGSTLTR from the coding sequence ATGACCGCCACCGCATCCACGGACGTACAGCAGGACGCACAGCAGGACACACCGGCTGACCCGGCCGGGACCGGCCGGCTCGACTCGATCGAGCTGGCCGGTTTCGGCTATCGGCAGGAGCTGCGCCGCAGCATGGGGCGGTACGCCTCGTTCGCCGCCGGATTCTCGTTCATCTCCGTCCTCACCACCGTGTTCCAGTTCTTCGCGTTCGGCTTCTCGTTCGGCGGGGCGGCCTTCTTCTGGACCTGGCCGGTGGTGCTCGCCGGCCAGCTGCTCGTGGCCGCCTGTTTCGCCGAACTCGCCGCGCGCTACCCGCTGTCGGGGGCCGTCTACCAGTGGTCGACCCGGCTGAGCACGCCGGTGTTCGGCTGGTTCGCGGGCTGGATCATGGTCATCGGCCAGATGGTCGTCGTGGCCGCCGCGGCGCTCGCGCTCCAGGTGGTACTGCCCGCGATCTGGTCGGGCTTCCAGCTCGTCGGCGGCGATCCGTCACCGGCTTCGGCGAGCGGCGCGGCCAACGCGGCCCTGCTGGCCGTGGTCCTGCTCGTCCTGACCACCGCGGTGAACCTCCTGGACAACCGCGTCATGTCGGCCGTCAACCGGATCGGGGTGACGGCCGAGATCATCGGGGCCGTACTGATCGTCGTGCTCCTGTTCACCCACGCGGACCGCGGCCCCGGCGTCACCCTGCACACCGGCGGGCAGGGCGGCGCGATCGGCGCCCTGCTGGTGGGGTCGTTCACGGCGGCGTACGTCCTGATCGGCTTCGACAGCGCGGGCGAGCTGAGCGAGGAGACGCGCGCCCCGCGCCGTACCGCCCCGCGCACGATCCTGCTGGCCCTGGCCTCGGCGGGGGTCCTCGGCGGACTGCTGCTGCTCGGCGGGGTGCTGGCCGCCCCCAGCCTGACCGACGGCCGGCTCGGCACGGAGGGCCTCTCGTACGTCCTGACCAGCACTCTCGGCGACGGTGTCGGGCGGGCGCTGCTCGTGGACGTGGTGGTCGCCATCGCCGTCGCGACGCTCGCGATCCAGACCTCCGGCTCGCGCATGCTGTTCTCGATGGCCCGCGACGGCGTCCTGCCCGCCTCGGGCCCGCTCGCGAAGGTCTCGCCCCGCACGGGCATGCCGACCGGGCCCGCCCTGGTGGTGGGCGGGGCGGCGGCGGCGCTCTGCCTGCTCAACCTGGCGTCCCCGGACGCGTTCCTCGCCATCGGCACCACGTGCATCGCGATGCTCTACCTCGCGTACGTGATGGTCACGGGCCCCATGCTGCTGCGCCGCCTGCGCGGCACGTACCGGACGCCCGGCCCCGCCCTCGACGAGGCGGGCGAACCCCTGTTCTCCCTGGGCCGTTGGGGCCTGCCGGTGAACGTGCTGGCGGTGCTGTACGGCGCGGTGATGACGGTCAACCTGGCCTGGCCGCGCGGCCCCGTGTACGACCCGGCGGGCGGCCACTGGTACTTCCAGTGGTTCACGGTCCTGTTCCTGGCCGTCACGGTCGGCGCGGGGGCGCTCTGGCTGGTGGTACGGGCACGCCGGGGCTCTACGCTGACCCGATGA
- a CDS encoding fasciclin domain-containing protein: protein MTATRIQRAALAAVGVVVLPLALSACSSDDSSDSAKPKDTAAAAPKESQSTPDDAASTMDKPFGPACASVPATGAGSFDGMSTAPVATAASNNPDLSTLVTAVKKAGLVDTLNSAQNITVFAPTNEAFAKIPKADLDKVLADKATLTKILTYHVVGEKLAPAKLASGTYPTLEKSTLATSGSGESYKVNDSANVVCGNVPTANATVYIIDTVLMPKM, encoded by the coding sequence ATGACTGCCACCCGTATCCAGCGTGCCGCCCTCGCCGCCGTCGGCGTTGTTGTCCTGCCCCTCGCCCTGAGCGCCTGTTCCAGCGACGACAGCAGCGACAGCGCCAAGCCGAAGGACACGGCCGCCGCCGCGCCCAAGGAGTCGCAGAGCACGCCGGACGACGCGGCGAGCACGATGGACAAGCCGTTCGGCCCCGCCTGCGCGTCGGTCCCCGCGACCGGCGCCGGCAGCTTCGACGGCATGTCGACGGCCCCGGTCGCGACCGCCGCGTCCAACAACCCCGACCTGTCCACCCTGGTCACCGCGGTGAAGAAGGCCGGTCTGGTCGACACGCTCAACAGCGCGCAGAACATCACGGTGTTCGCCCCGACCAACGAGGCCTTCGCCAAGATCCCCAAGGCCGACCTGGACAAGGTGCTCGCCGACAAGGCCACGCTGACCAAGATCCTCACCTACCACGTCGTGGGCGAGAAGCTGGCGCCCGCGAAGCTGGCGAGCGGCACGTACCCGACGCTGGAGAAGTCGACCCTCGCGACGTCGGGCTCCGGCGAGTCGTACAAGGTCAACGACTCGGCGAACGTGGTCTGCGGCAACGTGCCCACCGCGAACGCCACGGTCTACATCATCGACACGGTGCTGATGCCCAAGATGTGA
- a CDS encoding molybdopterin-dependent oxidoreductase, protein MRFAAAASSGLVAGLAALCVAELVSVAVRPEASPVTAVGGAFIDRTPPWLKEFAVRNFGTNDKLVLQLGILAVLGLFALAAGVFAARRRVAGSAVVLVFGAVGAWAAVERPDGHLPDAWPSVVGAVVAAGVLYLLAGTLAPRTAPVAPRDGEPAGGPGSDGGPGSVPSTLGPVPDASGPASSGLGPVPSVLGSVPGSFDRRNFVVAASAAVAASAVAGGVGRRLNSSELAKAAATREDIVLPRPASPARPVPAGADLGVPGLSAFTTPSKDFYRVDTALVVPRVDASAWRLRIHGKGVTRPLTVSFDDLLRRELIERDITLTCVSNEVGGPYVGNARWIGVRLADLLREAGVRPPSGGGPADQLVARSVDGMTIGSPVETVMDGRDAMLALGMNGEPLPFAHGFPVRMLVPGLYGYVSACKWIQDLELTTFDSYDAYWVKRTWSREAPIKTESRIDTPRPFASPKAGRVPVAGVAWAQHRGIARVEVRVDGGAWQTARLAEETGRDTWRQWMWEWPATSGSHTLEVRATDRDGSTQTDRRVGTVPNGATGWHSVVVAVT, encoded by the coding sequence CTGCGGTTCGCGGCGGCCGCGTCGAGCGGGCTGGTCGCGGGGCTCGCCGCCCTGTGCGTGGCGGAGCTGGTGTCGGTGGCGGTACGCCCCGAGGCGAGCCCGGTCACGGCGGTCGGCGGGGCCTTCATCGACCGGACGCCGCCGTGGCTCAAGGAGTTCGCGGTACGGAACTTCGGGACCAATGACAAGCTCGTGCTCCAGCTCGGCATCCTCGCCGTCCTGGGGCTCTTCGCCCTGGCGGCCGGGGTGTTCGCGGCGCGCCGCCGGGTGGCGGGTTCGGCGGTGGTGCTGGTGTTCGGCGCGGTCGGGGCCTGGGCGGCGGTGGAGCGTCCTGACGGGCATCTGCCGGACGCCTGGCCCTCGGTGGTGGGCGCGGTCGTGGCGGCGGGGGTCCTTTACCTGCTGGCCGGCACGCTGGCTCCGCGTACGGCGCCGGTGGCACCGCGTGACGGCGAACCGGCCGGGGGGCCCGGGTCCGACGGCGGGCCCGGGTCCGTCCCCAGCACCTTGGGGCCCGTCCCTGACGCCTCCGGGCCCGCCTCCAGCGGCCTCGGGCCCGTCCCCAGCGTCCTCGGATCCGTCCCGGGCTCCTTCGACCGCCGCAACTTCGTCGTCGCCGCGAGCGCGGCGGTCGCGGCGTCCGCCGTCGCGGGCGGGGTCGGCCGCCGGCTCAACAGCTCCGAGCTGGCGAAGGCCGCCGCCACCCGCGAGGACATCGTGCTCCCCCGGCCCGCGTCACCGGCCCGTCCGGTGCCGGCCGGCGCCGACCTCGGAGTCCCCGGCCTGAGCGCGTTCACCACGCCCAGCAAGGACTTCTACCGGGTGGACACCGCCCTCGTCGTCCCGCGCGTCGACGCCTCGGCCTGGCGCCTGCGGATCCACGGCAAGGGCGTGACCCGCCCGCTGACCGTCAGCTTCGACGACCTGCTCCGCCGGGAGCTGATCGAGCGGGACATCACGCTGACCTGCGTGTCCAACGAGGTCGGCGGCCCGTACGTCGGCAACGCCCGCTGGATCGGCGTCCGGCTCGCGGACCTCCTGCGGGAGGCCGGGGTCAGGCCGCCGTCCGGCGGCGGCCCCGCCGACCAGCTCGTGGCGCGCTCGGTGGACGGCATGACCATCGGCTCACCGGTCGAGACCGTCATGGACGGCCGCGACGCGATGCTGGCGCTGGGCATGAACGGCGAGCCGCTCCCGTTCGCCCACGGCTTCCCCGTCCGGATGCTGGTGCCGGGACTGTACGGCTATGTCTCGGCCTGCAAATGGATCCAGGACCTCGAACTGACCACGTTCGACTCCTACGACGCGTACTGGGTGAAGCGGACCTGGTCGCGCGAGGCCCCCATCAAGACCGAGTCGCGGATCGACACCCCGAGGCCGTTCGCGAGCCCCAAGGCCGGCCGGGTACCGGTCGCCGGGGTGGCGTGGGCGCAGCACCGGGGCATAGCCCGCGTCGAGGTCCGGGTGGACGGCGGCGCGTGGCAGACGGCCCGGCTGGCCGAGGAGACGGGCCGGGACACCTGGCGGCAGTGGATGTGGGAGTGGCCCGCCACGTCCGGCAGCCACACGCTCGAGGTCCGCGCCACGGACCGGGACGGCTCCACCCAGACGGACCGCCGCGTCGGGACCGTACCGAACGGCGCGACCGGCTGGCACTCGGTGGTGGTCGCCGTGACCTGA